In the Variovorax sp. S12S4 genome, one interval contains:
- the asd gene encoding aspartate-semialdehyde dehydrogenase yields the protein MANASQPLVGLVGWRGMVGSVLMDRMQAEGDFGLIEPLFFSTSNAGGKAPAMARNETALKDANDIDALKKCDIIITCQGGDYTSEVFPKLRAAGWSGHWIDAASTLRMNNDAVIVLDPVNLPVIQNALANGGKNWIGGNCTVSCMLMGVGALYKAGLVEWMTSMTYQAASGGGAQHMRELLTQFGTLNAEVRALLDDPKSAILEIDRKVLHKQQNLSAAETANFGAPLGGSLIPWIDKDLGDGTSKEEWKAGAETNKILGQGAGFGTAAVPVDGFCVRIGAMRCHSQALTFKLKKDVPLADLEAMIAADNQWAKVVPNTREASLKDLTPVAVTGTMDIPVGRIRKLAMGPEYVGAFTIGDQLLWGAAEPLRRMLRILLEA from the coding sequence ATGGCGAACGCATCTCAACCTCTGGTCGGCCTTGTAGGCTGGCGCGGCATGGTCGGCTCGGTCCTGATGGACCGCATGCAGGCCGAAGGCGACTTCGGGCTCATCGAGCCGCTGTTCTTCTCGACCTCCAACGCCGGCGGCAAGGCCCCGGCCATGGCCAGGAACGAGACCGCGCTGAAGGATGCGAACGACATCGACGCACTGAAGAAGTGCGACATCATCATCACCTGCCAGGGCGGCGACTACACCAGCGAGGTGTTCCCCAAGCTGCGCGCTGCGGGATGGAGCGGCCACTGGATCGACGCCGCTTCCACGCTGCGCATGAACAACGACGCGGTCATCGTGCTCGACCCCGTCAACCTGCCGGTCATCCAGAACGCGCTCGCCAACGGCGGCAAGAACTGGATCGGCGGCAACTGCACCGTGAGCTGCATGCTCATGGGCGTGGGCGCCCTCTACAAGGCGGGCCTGGTCGAGTGGATGACCAGCATGACCTACCAGGCTGCCTCGGGCGGCGGTGCGCAGCACATGCGCGAGCTGCTGACGCAGTTCGGCACCCTGAACGCCGAAGTGCGCGCGCTGCTGGACGATCCCAAGTCGGCCATTCTCGAAATCGACCGCAAGGTACTGCACAAGCAGCAGAACCTCAGCGCCGCCGAAACTGCCAACTTCGGCGCCCCGCTGGGCGGCTCGCTGATTCCCTGGATCGACAAGGACCTGGGCGACGGCACCTCCAAGGAAGAATGGAAGGCCGGCGCGGAAACCAACAAGATTCTTGGCCAGGGCGCAGGCTTCGGTACCGCCGCCGTGCCGGTCGACGGCTTCTGCGTGCGCATCGGCGCGATGCGCTGCCATAGCCAGGCATTGACCTTCAAGCTCAAGAAGGACGTGCCGCTGGCAGACCTCGAGGCCATGATCGCGGCCGACAACCAATGGGCCAAGGTGGTGCCGAACACCCGCGAAGCCAGCCTCAAGGACCTGACGCCGGTGGCCGTCACGGGCACCATGGACATCCCGGTGGGCCGCATCCGCAAGCTTGCAATGGGCCCTGAATACGTCGGCGCTTTCACCATCGGCGACCAGCTGCTGTGGGGCGCGGCCGAACCGCTGCGCCGCATGCTGCGCATCTTGCTCGAGGCTTGA